Below is a genomic region from Henckelia pumila isolate YLH828 chromosome 3, ASM3356847v2, whole genome shotgun sequence.
tttatttttatcatgtttGTCTTTTGCGATCAAACTTCTAACTTAATCTTTCTATTCACCATAAAAAAATCTTAATCttctatttttgttttttttttattttttacaaaaagaccaattttagtcatttttttttacatggTGTTGCATGTGACACAAATGCAGCGTTGATGATGCTGAAATGTATACTATATCAGAATTTtcgattaaaaataaataaaattttcaaaaattataagaTGCATGATTAGAACGTGAATAACATAAAAGATTAAAATCACAAATGGTCAAAATTACGTAACAAAATGTACAATTTTTCCTTATAACTTAATTCAGGACGGTACTACTTGGTCAACCTATATCTTCGCACCACCATATATATCATTGTTTAGATTGTTAATCACTAtcgtaataattttttattaagaaCGTGAATATGCTAAAGAATATAAAACATATTTGGGGGACGGATAATATACTGATATtgatattatatatagatattgatcaccatcatatatattattgaatattattccaaatatatTGCGTACCTCAAAGGAAAGTTGGGCAAATTAGACAATGACTGACATATCGAATCCAAAATACTGAATTTTTGAGATATCgtatcgaaattttttcgatatacagacatttttttggtatacgaaattttttttcggtatctatacggtatcgatatgaattttttctatatcaaaatttcagaatttcagtaTCGAtatcgatatgaatttttttcataccgatATTTTTTATATGGTATATCGATAACCCACCCTTAAATCAAACGAGTGTACGTGCGATTTAATTAAGTTTCCAGGATAGTTTCCAAGAAGTGTAAACACCTTAATTTATTACGTTCCCATATAGTACGATGTCATCGTCAGGTACTACAGATACTAAGAAAAGGTCAACATTCAACACTTTAGGTATGACAAAGAATTACTATGGATGGCTCCCAAAGGATGTataagttggtggagtaggtgaactcttggcCAGATGTCAGGAGTTCAATTTCTCCTATCAACACTTTCTTGGACTAACCTGTCACACATGATTTTGCccagtgtggtttacctgactagcgtagtttgctggctattgcgttagttcagGGGTTTACCCAGAGCGCACCGAAAGGTAGCGGCTGCGGGTAGGGGTGGCAAATTTTACATAAATCCCGACCCGTCCCGATTCCCGACCCGAACTTTTCCCGACCAAAATCCTGACCCGATCAATTTCGGGATCGGGATCGAGATAGGCCACTCTTCCTGACGGGATTCTCGACCCGAtccgaatataaaaataatatttttttaataatatttttaattaaaaaataattttttttaaattttatgttttaatattaatgttttataattatataccatataattttttttatatttatcttttttaatattaacattgagttataaatttttattttgtttttttattattatgaataattatatgttttttttattaatcaattagttgttttagtttatttgtaatgtattaaaaaaatgttttaattttaatggttatatataaagaaattttaatttatttgtaatgtattaagaaattttttgattttttcataattttttttaaaaaaatatttacatagaatattttttttaaaaaaatattattcgggattaccctctcccgaCCCGACGGGGTCCCGAATATTCGGAATCCCGAAAATTCTGGTCCCGACACTTTTCGGgtgcgggatcgggagaaaaaaatatctcaatttctATCGGGACGGAAATCAGGTAAGGAGGTTACGGGACGAGTCCCGACCCAATTTCACCCCTAgctgcgggttcccacgtcacaaaaaaaaacaattaccaTGGATGGTCCAAAGATGGTGTCCAATTTGATGAAGTAGGTGAACTTTTGGTCAGAGGTCAGGAGTTTAATTCCCCCTACCAACACTTTTTTAGACTAACTTGTCACACAAGGCTTGCCGATTGTAGTTTACCTggctaacgtagtttgcaggctattgcgttagtccagGAGTTTACCAAGTACGCACCGAAAAGTAGTGGTTGCGGGTTTTcacgtcataaaaaaaataaaaattactatATATGGATGGTTTTGATGTCCAAGTTTGGTCGTATTTGGATGATGGTCAGGTATTCGATTCTCCTAACAAACACGTTTATGGACTAATGTCGTACAAGGCTTGTCCAATGCGGTTTATCTCACTGACGTGGTTTGCAGTCTATTGCGTTAGGCGGATGCGGGTTCCCATGCatggtcaaaaaaaaaaaagaattactATGGATCGATACATAATCATTTCATTGAAAAATAATTTCTTAATTGAGATTGTGCTTGGACGAAGtcaatttttcttaattataatttttaagagAATTGAATTGGGAAAATTATATGTTTTGATTCTAATTTTCGGCTCTTTTCACCATACTCtgttaaaaaaaacacacacaaataaACACCGTATAAGGTTTGTGCAGGATTTCGGATTCATTTGGACGTTGTTTGGATGAATTCTTGTTGGGTGTTAATCAATATTGGCAAATACAATATTAATTACGatgtatttcaaatattttcatCGAAACGAAATCTTAAAATATACCGGATTAAACAaggttttcttttcttctttgttttttttgggGCACGAAACAGTAAAAATGTTTTTCTCGATCTAATTCTTGTAGTCCAAGCCAAGTCTAAACGCTacccaaaaatgaaataaaataaaataaattactcgaaacataattaatttatattcctACTATATAACAACATTTAAGCCGACGCATAGTTTTCCAGTCTCGAACTCGCAATTAAGCCACTTGACTTCTTCATACATAAATTCTTCTTTCCCCTTCATTGATATTCATCCATCCATATAATATGCAAAGCTCCGATAATGAAATCTTTTGGCCGCAGAAGTATTCCCAAGAATCTGATGATTTTGTTACGTGGAACAGGACTTTTGATCATGCCAGTACTGATCATAGCATGAATTTGGCTTCGAACCATCTGCTGCCGTATAATTGCACTTCCGGTGGTTCAGTTCATCATAAAAACAGCTCCGGGAAACCCATCCGAAGGCGATCACGGGCTTCGAAGAAGACGCCTGTAACGCTCCTCAATGCCAACTCCAGCAACTTCCGGGCCCTGGTGCAAAAGTTCACGGGCTGTCACAGCTCACCTTCGACTTGTTACAAAGGCCCCGTTACCTTAAATTTCCAACGCGGGTCCAGCTGTGTTAATTCCGACAACCATTTGAACTCGCATAAAGAGCGATCAGATCAAAGCTTGGTCTCATTCGGCACCAATTATAATCTTAACAATATTAATGCGTTTACGTCTGATTTTGATCCATTATTTGCGTCGTCTGCAGTCGCGGTGACTATGTATCCTCCCAGCGAAGGAGGCTCGTTCACTTCGGAGAATTTCGACGTGGAAAACTTTAGCGGACTTGGCGATTATAGTACTTCGACATGGGAAGGGAGTACTGCTGCTAGGAACGATGAATCTTGGAGTTATAATAATTAGTGTTACGAATTATAAATATAGCATCTGTTTATTACGTCTGATGTCTCCTATTTTATTTCAAGATCTTTTTTCGAATAACATGTAGCTGCAAGAAAGAAAGTATGTAATATTCTTGAATAACAGATCGtcaattgattaattaatttgatatcatagtatatatgttttatatacAAAACGAAAGACTGTTTCAAGGCGCTTCAAATCCCATCTCTATAATTAACAATGTTATTTTGAAAATTGGAAGGAGGGGACTAAACTGATCAAGGTCAATTAAGGTCCCCCTTGATCCGCGGTGATATGTACACTTGCGGAAACAGTTGTCTGCGATTGAATCACTACTTTGTTACTCGATATGTTTCTCAAGGCATGGACAGGGAAAGAGGTGGCGTCGTCCGCGATGAACGTGTAATATGCACGCTTAATAAGGTCTGGAAACACAAGTGCTGAGTTGAAATCTGCCTCCCATAAGCTGCTGTTTCCTTTTACTATTTTTCTTGCAGTTGTTGATCTAAGATTCATCCCCTTCACGTTGTTCGCATCAATCACAACCTGATCAATCTGCTTGAAAGCGCCATTCGTCTGATCTAATTGCACAACGTCGATTCCCTTGTCGGAACCAGTGAACATGTTATCCACCACGTTCACTCCACTCACCACACcctttatggacttgaacacAATGTATGCATCCCCTAGGAAAAAACTATTCGATATGGTGAGTTGCACCGGATCTTCGGCCACAATGCCGGTATAGTCCAAGTAAGAATTCACAATCCTTGTCTGTGCTAATCCAGGGAGTTTAATATAAATCCCCGTCCCACCAAAACCAGTGGCCTTGTTGTAGCAATGGACCGCGGTTATGGTGTTGGCTTGACCGGAGAGCATGATTCCTATGGCCGCAGAAAACACGACCACATCTGTTATTGAATTATCATTCCCCGCCAGTTCGATGCCTATGCCTGTGACGTTCCTTTCGGCAGGATCGCCACCGGCGGTGATGTGTTGGCCCACAGTCGAATGCCTGATAGAGGTCTCGTGGCCACCTTTTACAGAGACGCCTACGGTACTAAAATGCGTTATGTAACAGTTGTCAATGTTTATTCTCAGAGATTTAACTACTTGAATTCCTCCACCACGATAGTTGCAATCCAGAAAAAGATCTCGCATTGTCACAAACTCGTAGTAATACTCTGCATCTGATCCATTCGTGGTGGCGGCCGGTGATAAGTCTATCAAATAGGTGCCATTTGGAAACTCGTTTGATGCCTTTAGTGACCCTCCTTGAATCTGTTTGTCAAATGTAAACACATACTTTATCATCATATCTGTTATCCAAATCATGATCATTTAAACTCAAAAAAAGTACTACTCACAAACAGGTTTCCTCTTCCGGGGACGGGGAATTGGATGGGACGACTGATCAAGTAATTGCCACCATCAAGATCAATTCGCGCGCCTCCGAGATTCACAATTCCATTGATCAACAACCCAGTACTTGGTCCATTAAGTGCATCAGACACAGCTGCCATGATAGCATTCGTGCTGTCTGTTTTCCCCGTCGGATCTGCTCCGTAAGAGGTCACATGATATACATGAGTAGTCGAAGCATTAGCCTGCATGCCCCCCGAAGCAATATATAGTTATCGATCGATCGTTATTAATACATCGTATCAACAAACAAACCAGACAAGTTCCTATGATTTTTTGTGGTGCTTACCGTGGCTTTATGTTTTGGCAAGTGATGGCGCCGATGAAGATTAACATGTCCACTGGAATTTATATTTACATCAACCTCGGGGTGTGCATACACTTGTGTTGTAATAAAACTGGCTAGTCCAATCACGATCATAAACTGCAAGAAAATTGGGTACTTCTCCATTCTTCTTATCATGACCCCTTTCCGCGGATGCAACGATCACTGAAATTAAAAACAGTTGGTTATCAATCAAAGTCTCCATTGGTATATCACGAAAATGATCATGtgttaataaataaaataatatctctATTGGTATGATATTTTTTGGACGGTCCCAAAAGGTAAAACCATGAAGGCTTATGTTCAAAGTACAATATCATATCAATGTGAAGATATATGAATTTCATTGATTAACAAATGGCCTCGTCTGTGGGAACGAGTCATGGTCTGATCGAGCCATGTGATTGGAATCTTCTGatacttaattaaacaaaaaaaggTGAGGGCTCTCGGTAAGATCCGTGATAAGCTCTCGGGGATGATGCTCTCGGTATTTCATGTAAGGCGTGTGGTCCAACGCATTAAAGAAAAGTAACATTGAAGAGGGTGGCCTCTATTGGAGGACGGATTGAGGGGAGACTTGAGCCATGTGAATAATAGTGGGACTTCGTTTGAATAAATGATTGTTGGGATATCAATCAAAGTCTCACATTGGTAGATCAATGAAATGatcattaattaataaatagaataATATATAATCCCATTTATATGAGGTTTTTTGGGTGGTTCAAAAAGCAAAATCATGAGGGTCGGGCTTTTGTCCACCGGTACCCAAAGCAAAATCATGAGGGTTTGTGTGGACAATATCATACGAATGTGAAGATATACGGATTTCATtgattaacaaaaaaaaaaaacaattacaaGTTATATATAAAGTAGTACTATATGTATGTATAGATTACATGCATGAATGTCAATCTCCTTTTTACATGTAATATCATGCATCTAAAGATATGATGAAATTTATAAGGCATGAAAATGATAATTTGGTGGAAATCAAATGTGCATGGGTTAGGATCGAGGCAAGCAAATATATCAGAGAAATCGAATACCTTTGTTGTATTGAAGGATAGATGAAATCGATCCCGTCAATATTTCAAACAAAATCCTACTCGATCTCAACGGGTACtgtacaatatatatatttatatgtgtgtgtatatatatatgtgcatATATACAAGAAAGAATATTTGCTTTTGCTTCCGTCAATCGATCTGGAAATCCTAACAAAAGATTAATTTGTCATGTTAACAATTTCCAGGTCGAAGAAAATACTCtgattatcagattttggcTCGTTTCTGTTTTAGCTTGTAATATCTATGATGAGCTAGGTAGATATATGTGCGTGTGCATGGAAATGGAAACTTTGTCACCCATTTTGGTTGAACTTTTGCGTTTTTCTAGCGGCACCATCCCAAatagaaaattatatatataatcatttaaAATCCGTAATGATCTCcttatcataattttttttccggTTTCAACGTTTttcttttattaattaattgagaAGCAACGAAGCATTCATCATGGAAATTTGAGATAAGTTTAATTAAAGTATGTCTCGTGATACGGGCTGACTCGACTCATATCTATAATGAAAATGAATACGTTTGACATAAAATTGAATTGAATATGATATATGTCCTGCAAAAATGATATTGGTGATTTAATCGATAGTCTGTTCATGGATAATGATTTGAGATATCCGAAAGTTAGGATGGATCGATGCATCTCCTCGAGtagtaattattatttttaaaaacagtGAATTTTATTATAGCTAGCTTGATGTTCATCGATAAGAGTTGGATGTGCTGAATATTAATGTATGTTCACAAccccaccaaaaaaaaaaaaaaactatacatCTTCAAATTAgcatcttttaaaaaaaatattctttgaCTGATATATACTAAAACCAATAATTTCGATAAATTAATTAGATAATAAGCTTTAAAAAACTATAATTCCATCAATATTGTAAATTAATATACTGTAAATTAGTATGAtttagtaaaatatgattttgttttTCATGAAATTTAGCCGTTTCGTTTCCGTTTATAAATATGGGTGTTATCGAGCCGagtcgagccgagctcgagctcatattttactactcgagctcgatcgagtagtaaaatatgagctcgagctcggttgtagttcgagtactcgagctcgagcttttatattatatatatatatatattaaataaatataatataatattatatatattataaaataaataaataaatataataaataaaataaaataaattaaatattataaataaatatataaatattataaattaattaatatataaatattatattacattatatatattatatttatatttatattattttttaatatatatatatatgtggcttatcgagtagctcgcgagctactcgatcacATAGTTTCAAAtctcgactcgagctcgattgtaTGCTCGAGCTACTCGAGCTTGAACTCGGtcaaatcgagctcgagtcgagctttgacCGAGCTACTCGAGAGTTGCTCACgagtagctcggctcgtttacacccCTAGATCAAAAtactcaaaaattaaaattaatttaccaagaccaaaatttgaaaaattaacggaccaaaaccaaaaagcAGACacattattgaaccaaaaaaaatattttttctttctaagttGGTGAACGTAACACAAACATGTG
It encodes:
- the LOC140891671 gene encoding polygalacturonase QRT3-like: MIRRMEKYPIFLQFMIVIGLASFITTQVYAHPEVDVNINSSGHVNLHRRHHLPKHKATANASTTHVYHVTSYGADPTGKTDSTNAIMAAVSDALNGPSTGLLINGIVNLGGARIDLDGGNYLISRPIQFPVPGRGNLFIQGGSLKASNEFPNGTYLIDLSPAATTNGSDAEYYYEFVTMRDLFLDCNYRGGGIQVVKSLRINIDNCYITHFSTVGVSVKGGHETSIRHSTVGQHITAGGDPAERNVTGIGIELAGNDNSITDVVVFSAAIGIMLSGQANTITAVHCYNKATGFGGTGIYIKLPGLAQTRIVNSYLDYTGIVAEDPVQLTISNSFFLGDAYIVFKSIKGVVSGVNVVDNMFTGSDKGIDVVQLDQTNGAFKQIDQVVIDANNVKGMNLRSTTARKIVKGNSSLWEADFNSALVFPDLIKRAYYTFIADDATSFPVHALRNISSNKVVIQSQTTVSASVHITADQGGP